A genomic stretch from Festucalex cinctus isolate MCC-2025b chromosome 13, RoL_Fcin_1.0, whole genome shotgun sequence includes:
- the ilvbl gene encoding 2-hydroxyacyl-CoA lyase 2, which translates to MESFGAIFGCSACIALGGIGFAVYKLGLLYQLFHKTETNSPRHGGESVAEVLRAHGIKYVFTLVGGHISPILVACEKVGIRIVDTRHEATAVFAADAVARLSGTVGVAAVTAGPGLTNTVTAVKNAQMAESPLLLMGGAAGTLLQGRGALQDIDQMSLFKPLCKFCASIRTVREIVPVVRKALAVAQSGTPGPVFIEFPIDTLYPFHLVSREFAVKNPPKGLMGKIVSWYLNNHLMNIYAGAWERREVSPLPVDIPQARDDQVQKCIELVSRAKKPVILLGSQATLPPTPVDEIRSALEDLGIPCFLGGMSRGMLGKDSPIHIRQNRRDALKEADVVVLAGTVCDFRLGYGKVLNRRSKIIAVNRDRMQLLKNSDMFWKPTVAIQGDAGSFLVRLSKGLKGHRCPEEWPQSLKAGDMTKENINRAKANEKTEHHLNPLKVLHMLDEQMSEDSIIVADGGDFVGSAAYILRPRGPLRWLDPGAFGTLGVGGGFALGAKLCRPESEVWIVYGDGSLGYSVAEFDTFTRHKTPVIAVVGNDACWSQISREQVPILGSNVACGLAFTDYHTVADGYGGKGYLIRREDEERLGDIIGEARKESQMGKATLLNVLIGKTNFREGSISV; encoded by the exons ATGGAGTCATTCGGCGCCATTTTCGGATGTTCTGCATGTATAGCTTTAGGTGGAATTGGGTTTGCTGTTTACAAACTTGGCTTGCTATACCAGTTGTTCCACAAG ACTGAGACAAATAGCCCTCGACATGGCGGCGAAAGCGTGGCAGAGGTCCTGCGCGCCCACGGGATCAAGTATGTCTTTACTCTGGTCGGTGGGCACATCTCGCCCATCTTGGTGGCCTGTGAAAAAGTGGGCATCCGAATTGTGGACACCAGGCACGAGGCCACGGCTGTCTTTGCTGCTGATGCCGTGGCGCGGCTTTCAG GTACCGTTGGTGTAGCTGCAGTGACTGCTGGTCCAGGTCTCACTAACACTGTGACAGCTGTGAAGAACGCTCAAATGGCTGAATCACCTTTGTTGCTCATGGGAGGAGCTGCTGGTACACTCCTTCAG GGCAGAGGAGCGCTGCAAGACATTGACCAAATGTCTCTGTTCAAGCCGCTGTGTAAGTTCTGCGCCTCCATCAGAACAGTCCGAGAAATCGTGCCTGTTGTCAGAAAGGCGCTGGCGGTTGCCCAGTCTGGAACACCCGGGCCCGTTTTCATAGAATTCCCCATCGACACTCTGTACCCTTTCCATCTGGTGTCCAGAGAGTTTGCTGTTAAAAACCCTCCCAAAGGTCTGATGGGCAAAATTGTCTCCTG GTACCTTAACAACCACCTCATGAACATTTATGCTGGTGCCTGGGAAAGAAGAGAAGTTTCACCTCTTCCTGTTGACATTCCACAAGCCAGGGACGATCAG gTACAAAAGTGTATTGAACTGGTGAGCCGAGCTAAGAAACCGGTTATCCTCCTGGGAAGCCAAGCCACCCTACCACCAACACCAGTTGATGAGATCAG GAGTGCTTTGGAGGACCTGGGCATTCCTTGCTTCCTTGGGGGCATGTCCCGAGGCATGCTGGGTAAAGACAGCCCAATCCACATTAGACAAAACAGACGTGATGCTCTTAAGGAGGCGGATGTTGTGGTCCTCGCAG gCACAGTGTGCGACTTCCGTTTGGGCTATGGCAAAGTTCTGAACAGACGTAGCAAGATCATCGCTGTCAACAGAGACAGGATGCAGCTCCTCAAAAACTCAGATATGTTCTGGAAACCAACTGTAGCAATTCAAG GTGACGCTGGTTCATTTTTAGTACGGCTTTCTAAAGGCTTAAAGGGCCATCGTTGTCCAGAAGAATGGCCTCAAAGCCTGAAAGCAGGCGATATGAccaaagaaaatataaatag AGCTAAAGCAAATGAGAAGACAGAGCATCACCTGAATCCCTTGAAAGTTCTCCACATGTTGGACGAGCAGATGTCAGAAGACAGTATCATTGTGGCGGACGGCGGTGATTTCGTAGGAAGCGCTGCTTACATCCTGAGGCCACGGGGACCACTGCGTTGGCTCGATCCAG GGGCCTTTGGGACGTTGGGAGTAGGAGGAGGATTTGCGCTAGGTGCAAAACTGTGCCGGCCTGAATCAGAG GTGTGGATTGTCTATGGTGACGGTTCCCTAGGATACAGTGTTGCCGAGTTTGATACGTTCACTCGACATAAG ACACCAGTCATTGCGGTTGTGGGAAATGACGCATGTTGGAGTCAGATTTCCAGAGAACAGGTTCCCATTTTGGGCAGCAACGTGGCATGTGGCCTGGCATTTACAG ATTATCACACTGTGGCCGATGGGTATGGCGGGAAGGGCTACCTTATAAGGCGTGAGGATGAGGAGCGGCTTGGGGACATCATCGGGGAGGCTCGGAAGGAGAGCCAGATGGGCAAAGCGACACTGCTCAATGTCCTGATAGGCAAAACCAACTTTAGAGAGGGCTCCATCTCTGTATAA